A genomic stretch from Sphaerodactylus townsendi isolate TG3544 linkage group LG15, MPM_Stown_v2.3, whole genome shotgun sequence includes:
- the LOC125445083 gene encoding keratin, type I cytoskeletal 19-like: MSTVTRHTVVTTGRSGSASGNHGGGRIGVSTASSGRHSSGGIGGGHSHVAGGSTCSHGAARSHFSSGSCSGGFGGGVHIAGSGGFGAGSVGGSTARNIAVGGGHAGVVGGVMGGTHPGMVGGHCGMVGAMPAGMVAGMGSVMGGGMVGAPCGFGGGVVAGGMVSGPTVVAGPGMVAGMGGDPMACGGMFTTLDGKMTMQNLNDRLASYLDKVRCLEEENAMLESRIREFYAKQGPLSEPKDYTHYHQQIEDIKNQLICTSVENNKLLLCIDNSKLTADDFRTKYETECCLRQNVEADINGLHQILDQLTACRSDLEIQCENLQDELCSLKKNHEEEVTSLKKHSTGDVNVEVNACPGPDLRKILEEMRCKYESMIECNRKEVETWYASKIEEVNRDVCTSSQEIEQSNNKVTELRRQLQALEIDYEAQCSLRDTLEGSLGETEHRYNSHLAELQERISALEQQLAELRAEMECQNQEYTELLDVKSRLEQEIATYRCLLEGGQHDIVGGGGGGAGTTRATGGSSGRSGEVRSSHTYVTHSQGHSYHGGHVHH; encoded by the exons ATGAGCACTGTGACAAGGCATACAGTTGTAACAACTGGACGAAGCGGCAGTGCGAGTGGCAATCATGGTGGAGGAAGAATCGGGGTCTCCACAGCCTCCTCTGGACGGCACAGCTCCGGTGGGATAGGCGGTGGCCATAGTCATGTTGCTGGAGGATCCACTTGTTCCCATGGAGCAGCAAGAAGTCATTTTTCAAGCGGCAGCTGCAGCGGGGGGTTTGGTGGTGGGGTACACATTGCGGGGAGTGGTGGGTTCGGCGCTGGCTCTGTTGGAGGTTCTACTGCTAGGAATATTGCCGTAGGTGGTGGTCATGcaggggtggtgggtggtgtgATGGGTGGTACCCATCCTGGTATGGTGGGTGGCCATTGTGGAATGGTTGGGGCTATGCCTGCTGGTATGGTTGCTGGCATGGGTTCTGTAATGGGTGGAGGTATGGTGGGTGCCCCTTGTGGATTTGGTGGTGGTGTGGTTGCTGGAGGTATGGTTTCTGGCCCTACTGTGGTTGCTGGTCCTGGTATGGTTGCTGGCATGGGTGGCGACCCAATGGCTTGTGGTGGCATGTTCACTACCCTTGATGGAAAGATGACCATGCAGAACCTCAATGACCGTCTGGCCAGTTACCTGGACAAGGTCCGATGCCTGGAGGAGGAAAATGCCATGCTCGAGAGCCGGATCAGGGAATTTTATGCTAAACAAGGACCTCTCTCTGAACCAAAAGACTACACCCATTATCACCAACAAATTGAAGATATTAAGAACCAG CTCATTTGCACAAGTGTGGAAAACAACAAACTCCTTCTGTGCATTGATAACAGTAAGCTGACTGCTGATGACTTCCGAACCAA GTACGAAACAGAATGTTGCCTCCGTCAGAATGTGGAGGCTGATATCAATGGCTTACATCAAATTCTGGACCAGCTGACAGCTTGCAGATCTGACCTGGAGATACAATGTGAGAATCTGCAGGATGAATTGTGTAGCTTGAAGAAGAACCATGAGGAG GAAGTAACCAGTCTGAAGAAACATTCGACTGGGGATGTTAACGTAGAAGTCAATGCCTGCCCAGGACCTGACCTGAGGAAGATCCTGGAAGAAATGAGGTGCAAGTATGAATCGATGATTGAATGCAACCGCAAAGAAGTCGAGACCTGGTATGCATCCAAG ATTGAGGAGGTGAATCGTGATGTTTGCACCAGTAGCCAGGAGATTGAACAGAGCAACAATAAGGTCACTGAACTGAGACGCCAACTGCAGGCCTTGGAGATTGATTACGAGGCCCAATGCAGCCTG AGAGATACCCTGGAAGGCTCGCTGGGTGAAACGGAGCATCGCTACAATAGCCACTTGGCTGAGCTTCAGGAACGCATCTCTGCCCTGGAGCAACAGCTGGCAGAGCTCCGGGCTGAAATGGAGTGTCAGAACCAAGAATACACAGAGCTCCTGGACGTCAAAAGCCGGCTGGAGCAGGAGATTGCCACCTACCGCTGCCTGTTGGAGGGCGGACAACACGACATTGT aggaggaggaggaggaggagcaggaaccACTAGAGCCACTGGTGGATCGAGCGGAAGATCTGGAGAGGTTCGGTCATCCCATACTTACGTGACACATTCTCAGGGGCATTCATACCATGGAGGTCACGTACACCACTAG